A region from the Serinibacter arcticus genome encodes:
- a CDS encoding aldo/keto reductase: MARTIALSDGTTIPQIGFGVWQVKPDETEVAVAAALEAGYRHVDTAQMYRNEAGVGAAVAASSLNRDDVYITSKVNNNAHAPEETRASVARTLELLQSDHVDLMLIHWPLAMHPEGFVDAYRVLVEEQAAGRIRSIGVSNFHAAHLDAVIEATGVAPVVNQIEVHPYFANPAVADTQARGIVVQAWSPLASGKLFGDPVVEAVAAEVGATPAQTVLAWHLAAGRIILPKSVTPSRIVENLASGDVVLSDDQIARIDALDRGEEGRTGPDPDTMDWRPAAHS, from the coding sequence GTGGCCCGCACCATCGCACTGTCCGACGGCACGACCATCCCGCAGATCGGTTTCGGGGTCTGGCAGGTCAAGCCCGACGAGACCGAGGTCGCCGTCGCCGCCGCCCTCGAGGCCGGCTACCGTCACGTCGACACGGCGCAGATGTACCGCAACGAGGCCGGCGTCGGTGCCGCCGTCGCGGCGAGCAGCCTGAACCGCGACGACGTCTACATCACCAGCAAGGTCAACAACAACGCCCACGCGCCCGAGGAGACCCGCGCCTCGGTGGCCCGGACGCTCGAGCTGCTGCAGTCCGACCACGTCGACCTCATGCTCATCCACTGGCCGCTCGCGATGCACCCCGAGGGGTTCGTGGACGCCTACCGCGTGCTGGTCGAGGAGCAGGCCGCCGGGCGGATCCGCTCGATCGGCGTCTCCAACTTCCACGCCGCCCACCTCGACGCCGTCATCGAGGCGACCGGAGTCGCCCCGGTCGTGAACCAGATCGAGGTCCACCCGTACTTCGCCAACCCGGCCGTCGCCGACACGCAGGCGCGCGGCATCGTCGTCCAGGCGTGGTCCCCGCTGGCCTCGGGCAAGCTCTTCGGCGACCCCGTCGTCGAGGCCGTGGCCGCCGAGGTCGGCGCCACCCCCGCGCAGACGGTGCTCGCGTGGCACCTCGCCGCCGGCCGCATCATCCTGCCGAAGTCGGTCACGCCGTCGCGGATCGTGGAGAACCTCGCCTCGGGCGACGTCGTGCTCAGCGACGACCAGATCGCCCGGATCGACGCGCTCGACCGGGGCGAGGAGGGGCGCACCGGCCCCGACCCCGACACGATGGACTGGCGCCCCGCCGCCCACTCCTGA
- a CDS encoding zinc-dependent dehydrogenase: protein MKALRFHAPGDVRLEDVPEPDCGPREVKIRVRNCSTCGTDVKIRNNGHVNITRVTTMGHEIAGEVVEVGADATGGFSAGDRVQVIAAVPCGDCHECRKGWMEVCQNQTSVGYQYDGGFAEYMIVPEQVLAVDGLNLIPDNVGFDEASAAEPFACAINAQEQMNIEEGDFTVVFGAGPIGCMHIRIARGVHKVGPVWLVDVNAERLAMSAEAVKPDGVIDASKEDVVARVMELTGGRGADVIITATPANITQEQAIAMAARNGRISFFGGLPKTDPTITADSNLIHYRQLHIHGANGSAPAHHKRALEYISTGQIPVKDLITRHVPLEQALEAFDIVARGEAIKVTVEP, encoded by the coding sequence ATGAAGGCACTGCGTTTCCACGCCCCCGGGGACGTCCGGCTCGAGGACGTCCCGGAGCCGGACTGCGGGCCCCGCGAGGTCAAGATCCGCGTCCGCAACTGCTCGACCTGCGGCACCGACGTCAAGATCCGCAACAACGGGCACGTCAACATCACGCGCGTGACGACCATGGGTCACGAGATCGCCGGCGAGGTCGTCGAGGTCGGCGCCGACGCCACGGGCGGCTTCTCCGCGGGCGATCGCGTGCAGGTCATCGCCGCCGTGCCGTGCGGCGACTGCCACGAGTGCCGGAAGGGCTGGATGGAGGTCTGCCAGAACCAGACCTCGGTCGGCTACCAGTACGACGGCGGCTTCGCCGAGTACATGATCGTCCCGGAGCAGGTCCTCGCCGTCGACGGCCTCAACCTCATCCCCGACAACGTCGGCTTCGACGAGGCCTCGGCCGCCGAGCCCTTCGCCTGCGCGATCAACGCCCAGGAGCAGATGAACATCGAGGAGGGCGACTTCACGGTCGTCTTCGGCGCCGGTCCGATCGGCTGCATGCACATCCGCATCGCGCGCGGCGTCCACAAGGTCGGTCCGGTCTGGCTCGTCGACGTCAACGCCGAGCGTCTGGCGATGTCGGCCGAGGCCGTCAAGCCCGACGGCGTGATCGACGCGTCGAAGGAGGACGTCGTCGCCCGGGTCATGGAGCTCACCGGCGGCCGCGGCGCCGACGTCATCATCACGGCCACCCCGGCCAACATCACCCAGGAGCAGGCCATCGCGATGGCGGCCCGCAACGGTCGGATCTCGTTCTTCGGCGGTCTGCCCAAGACCGACCCGACGATCACGGCCGACTCGAACCTGATCCACTACCGCCAGCTGCACATCCACGGCGCCAACGGCTCCGCACCCGCGCACCACAAGCGTGCTCTGGAGTACATCTCGACGGGTCAGATCCCCGTCAAGGACCTCATCACGCGTCACGTCCCGCTGGAGCAGGCTCTCGAGGCGTTCGACATCGTCGCGCGCGGCGAGGCCATCAAGGTTACCGTCGAGCCGTGA
- a CDS encoding DeoR/GlpR family DNA-binding transcription regulator has product MTQTPLAMYAPERQHTILELARSQGRVEVGVLAETLQVTPETVRRDLTALERRGLVRRVHGGALPVERLGVEPTLERRMERSAEQKARIARRALEELPQDGTILLDAGSTTVALAELIPEHAELTVVTNSVAIAAALHQRSSVSIFLLGGRIRRRTGAAVGDWAEHALQDICVDVAFLGANGVDVHRGFTTPHDVEAATKRAFIAASRRAVVLADSSKAGIVSFHRFARPDDVDLWITDEALEVETAEEFDAAGVDVARV; this is encoded by the coding sequence GTGACCCAGACGCCGCTCGCGATGTACGCACCTGAGCGGCAGCACACGATCCTCGAGCTCGCCCGGTCCCAGGGGCGCGTGGAGGTCGGCGTGCTCGCCGAGACCCTCCAGGTGACCCCCGAGACCGTGCGGCGGGACCTGACCGCGCTGGAACGGCGCGGTCTGGTCCGTCGGGTCCACGGCGGGGCGCTCCCGGTGGAGCGCCTCGGCGTGGAGCCCACGCTCGAGCGTCGGATGGAGCGCTCCGCCGAGCAGAAGGCGCGCATCGCGCGCCGCGCGCTCGAGGAGCTCCCGCAGGACGGCACGATCCTCCTCGACGCTGGCAGCACCACGGTCGCCCTCGCCGAGCTGATCCCCGAGCACGCCGAGCTCACGGTCGTGACGAACTCGGTCGCGATCGCGGCCGCCCTGCACCAGCGCTCGAGCGTCTCGATCTTCCTGCTCGGCGGTCGGATCCGCCGGCGCACCGGCGCGGCCGTGGGGGACTGGGCCGAGCACGCGCTGCAGGACATCTGCGTCGACGTCGCCTTCCTGGGCGCGAACGGCGTGGACGTCCACCGCGGCTTCACCACGCCGCACGACGTCGAGGCGGCCACCAAGCGCGCGTTCATCGCGGCCTCGCGCCGCGCCGTCGTGCTCGCGGACTCCTCCAAGGCGGGGATCGTGAGCTTCCACCGCTTCGCCCGCCCCGACGACGTCGACCTCTGGATCACCGACGAGGCGCTCGAGGTCGAGACGGCGGAGGAGTTCGACGCCGCCGGCGTGGACGTCGCGCGAGTCTGA
- a CDS encoding winged helix-turn-helix domain-containing protein, which produces MDVVSAALARRIALAAQGFGRPRPSAVGTRQLRSAVERLAVLQLDSVNVFERSHYLPLYSRLGPYEKALLDRLTFTARSPFVEYWAHQASLVPVTDWPLWRWRQQEYRENGLRPDSWSSQHPQMLDFLRAELAGKGPLTAADVEHDANARTGPWWGWSDVKTGLEVLLLRGEVVAAGRTNFQRSYDLVERRVPADLLAQEVSRPDAIRELVRTSLRAHGIGTVRDVADYFRLSQAETKQALADLVEAGSAVAVEVAGWNRPAYLDPEARRPRRVEGMALLSPFDPVVWERERALRMFGFHYRIEIYTPAPKRQFGYYTLPLLQDEALVGRLDLKHDRQAGVLRVQSAWREEGAVVDLDRLVDLLRTTARWQGAESVAVVDRGDLAPELAAAVAGTPGTMVG; this is translated from the coding sequence ATGGACGTTGTCTCGGCCGCGCTGGCGCGGCGCATCGCGCTCGCGGCGCAGGGGTTCGGGCGACCGCGCCCCTCCGCCGTCGGCACGCGGCAGCTGCGCAGCGCCGTCGAGCGCCTGGCCGTGCTCCAGCTCGACTCGGTCAACGTGTTCGAGCGCAGCCACTACCTGCCGCTCTACTCCCGGCTGGGGCCCTACGAGAAGGCGCTGCTGGACCGACTCACCTTCACCGCGCGCTCGCCGTTCGTGGAGTACTGGGCGCACCAGGCCTCGCTCGTGCCGGTCACCGACTGGCCGCTGTGGCGCTGGCGTCAGCAGGAGTACCGCGAGAACGGGCTGAGACCGGACAGCTGGTCGTCCCAGCACCCGCAGATGCTCGACTTCCTGCGCGCCGAGCTCGCCGGGAAGGGCCCGCTGACGGCCGCCGACGTCGAGCACGACGCCAACGCGCGCACCGGCCCGTGGTGGGGCTGGTCCGACGTGAAGACCGGACTGGAGGTGCTGCTGCTGCGGGGCGAGGTGGTGGCCGCCGGCCGGACGAACTTCCAGCGGTCCTACGACCTCGTCGAGCGCCGCGTCCCCGCCGACCTGCTCGCCCAGGAGGTCTCGCGTCCCGACGCGATCCGCGAGCTGGTCCGGACCTCGCTCCGCGCCCACGGCATCGGCACGGTGCGCGACGTCGCGGACTACTTCCGGCTGTCGCAGGCCGAGACGAAGCAGGCGCTGGCCGACCTCGTCGAGGCGGGTTCCGCCGTCGCCGTCGAGGTTGCGGGCTGGAACCGGCCCGCCTACCTCGACCCGGAGGCGCGTCGGCCGCGCCGGGTCGAGGGGATGGCACTGCTGTCGCCGTTCGACCCCGTGGTCTGGGAGCGCGAGCGCGCGCTGCGGATGTTCGGCTTCCACTACCGGATCGAGATCTACACGCCCGCGCCGAAGCGGCAGTTCGGCTACTACACGCTACCGCTGCTGCAGGACGAGGCGCTGGTGGGTCGGCTCGACCTCAAGCACGACCGGCAGGCCGGGGTGCTGCGCGTCCAGTCGGCCTGGCGCGAGGAGGGCGCCGTCGTCGACCTCGACCGGCTCGTCGACCTCCTGCGCACGACGGCGCGGTGGCAGGGGGCGGAGTCCGTCGCGGTGGTCGATCGCGGCGACCTCGCGCCGGAGCTCGCGGCGGCCGTCGCCGGGACTCCTGGGACGATGGTGGGGTGA
- a CDS encoding ABC transporter ATP-binding protein: MLQLVRWARPAIPRLILGGLGALGASLLALAIPQVLREVVNGPLLTSESRTGVLQAAALVLALGCLEALLVWTRRALIATPATTAEHDMRTSLFDHLLDLPIAVHDRWSGGQLLQRAMGDLSSIRRWIAFGMVMLVVSSATIVVGVVLMVTTAWQLGLIYLLGAVPMVWLGFTFRTDYAKAARRARDQTGDLAGTVEESVHGIRVLKAFGRGEDALGDFVRQADELRDTEVHKARTLARVSLAVTAIPEGTLAISLGVGLWLTVQGDLSVGALVGFMATAAVVNRPLEGLGQLLATTLDARAAADRFLEVIDQPNALDDPERPATLGESGPRGSTVELRGVRVLLGGRAVLDGVDLTLDPGRTTALVGLTGSGKSTLLQVLPRLLDVDDGVVAIDGVDVRRVRRGDLRRIVSPAFEDPVLFSASVRENVLLGVDEPATTQEEAAQSELLRRALAAAQAEFVDQLPDGVDTVIGEEGMSLSGGQRQRLALARAIAARPRVLVLDDPLSAVDVATETAATTALRELLPGTTTLVVAHRPSTVALADQVAVLQDGRISAVGRHTDLLRSSAHYRHVISDMETAEDDGDPDVAVDLAPEVTR; this comes from the coding sequence ATGCTGCAGCTCGTGCGGTGGGCGCGACCCGCGATCCCCCGCCTGATCCTCGGCGGCCTCGGCGCGCTGGGCGCCAGCCTCCTGGCGCTCGCGATCCCGCAGGTCCTGCGCGAGGTGGTCAACGGACCGCTGCTCACCTCGGAGTCCCGCACCGGCGTGCTCCAGGCCGCCGCCCTCGTGCTGGCCCTCGGCTGCCTCGAGGCGCTGCTCGTGTGGACCCGGCGCGCTCTCATCGCCACCCCGGCCACCACCGCCGAGCACGACATGCGCACGTCGCTCTTCGACCACCTGCTCGACCTGCCGATCGCCGTGCACGACCGGTGGTCCGGCGGACAGCTCCTGCAGCGGGCGATGGGCGACCTCTCCTCGATCCGCCGCTGGATCGCGTTCGGGATGGTGATGCTCGTCGTCTCCTCGGCGACCATCGTCGTGGGTGTCGTGCTCATGGTGACGACGGCGTGGCAGCTCGGACTGATCTACCTCCTCGGCGCCGTCCCCATGGTGTGGCTCGGGTTCACCTTCCGCACCGACTACGCCAAGGCCGCGCGGCGCGCGCGGGACCAGACCGGGGACCTCGCCGGCACCGTCGAGGAGTCGGTGCACGGCATCCGCGTCCTGAAGGCGTTCGGCCGCGGCGAGGACGCCCTGGGCGACTTCGTCCGCCAGGCCGACGAGCTGCGCGACACCGAGGTCCACAAAGCGCGGACGCTGGCGCGGGTCTCGCTCGCCGTCACCGCGATCCCGGAGGGCACCCTCGCGATCTCGCTCGGTGTCGGCCTCTGGCTCACGGTGCAGGGCGACCTGAGCGTCGGCGCCCTCGTCGGCTTCATGGCGACGGCCGCCGTCGTCAACCGCCCGCTCGAGGGCCTCGGCCAGCTCCTGGCGACCACCCTGGACGCACGCGCCGCCGCCGACCGCTTCCTCGAGGTGATCGACCAGCCGAACGCGCTCGACGACCCCGAGCGCCCGGCGACCCTCGGGGAGTCCGGCCCGCGGGGCAGCACGGTCGAGCTGCGCGGCGTCCGCGTCCTGCTGGGCGGACGGGCGGTGCTCGACGGCGTCGACCTCACCCTCGACCCCGGCCGCACGACGGCGCTGGTGGGGCTGACCGGTTCCGGCAAGTCCACGCTGCTCCAGGTCCTGCCCCGCCTGCTCGACGTCGACGACGGCGTCGTGGCGATCGACGGCGTCGACGTGCGCCGGGTGCGCCGCGGCGACCTGCGCCGCATCGTCTCCCCCGCCTTCGAGGACCCGGTGCTGTTCTCCGCGAGCGTGCGGGAGAACGTGCTCCTCGGCGTCGACGAACCCGCGACCACGCAGGAGGAGGCGGCGCAGTCCGAGCTCCTCCGCCGCGCCCTGGCGGCCGCGCAGGCCGAGTTCGTCGACCAACTGCCCGACGGCGTCGACACGGTCATCGGCGAGGAGGGCATGAGCCTGTCCGGCGGCCAGCGCCAGCGCCTCGCGCTGGCGCGGGCGATCGCCGCCCGACCGCGTGTCCTCGTGCTGGACGATCCGCTGTCGGCGGTCGACGTCGCCACGGAGACGGCGGCCACCACGGCGCTGCGCGAGCTGCTGCCGGGGACGACGACGCTGGTGGTCGCCCACCGACCCTCGACCGTGGCGCTGGCCGACCAGGTGGCCGTGCTCCAGGACGGCCGGATCAGCGCCGTCGGCCGCCACACCGACCTGCTGCGCAGCAGCGCGCACTACCGGCACGTGATCAGCGACATGGAGACGGCCGAGGACGACGGCGATCCCGACGTCGCGGTCGACCTCGCCCCGGAGGTGACCCGATGA
- a CDS encoding putative F420-0 ABC transporter substrate-binding protein encodes MAVEAPPQRIVTIKSAMTDLVLALGAGDRLVGVAYQDGPVAEADAELVAALPVLADRVPTNEAVLSVEPDLVLAGWESNFSADGAGERAALTDLGVTTFVAPSACTTAPYLPDPLTFEDVFDEITQIGDLLGQPDEAAELVAAQEAELEVLRAERASARAASGEAATGTALWWSSGSDTPYVGAGTGAPQMILDEVGLANVAGELDGGWGPYSWEAAASADPDVIVLVDAAWNTAEKKKETLAANPVTAAMSAVQEERYLVVPFAATEGGVRNVEAVASLDEQLAALAGTGADTE; translated from the coding sequence GTGGCGGTCGAGGCGCCGCCGCAGCGCATCGTCACGATCAAGTCGGCCATGACCGACCTCGTCCTCGCCCTCGGCGCGGGCGACCGGCTCGTCGGCGTCGCCTACCAGGACGGTCCCGTCGCCGAGGCCGACGCCGAGCTGGTCGCCGCGCTGCCCGTGCTCGCCGACCGCGTCCCCACCAACGAGGCCGTCCTCTCGGTCGAGCCCGACCTGGTGCTGGCCGGCTGGGAGTCCAACTTCTCCGCCGACGGCGCGGGCGAGCGCGCCGCGCTGACCGACCTCGGCGTCACCACCTTCGTGGCCCCGAGCGCGTGCACCACGGCGCCCTACCTGCCCGACCCGCTGACGTTCGAGGACGTCTTCGACGAGATCACGCAGATCGGGGACCTGCTCGGTCAGCCCGACGAGGCGGCCGAGCTCGTCGCCGCCCAGGAGGCCGAGCTGGAGGTGCTGCGCGCCGAGCGCGCGAGCGCCCGGGCCGCGAGCGGCGAGGCCGCCACCGGCACCGCCCTGTGGTGGTCGTCCGGCTCGGACACGCCCTACGTCGGCGCCGGCACCGGCGCGCCGCAGATGATCCTCGACGAGGTCGGCCTGGCGAACGTGGCCGGCGAGCTCGACGGCGGCTGGGGCCCGTACTCGTGGGAGGCGGCCGCCTCCGCCGACCCCGACGTGATCGTACTGGTCGACGCCGCCTGGAACACCGCCGAGAAGAAGAAGGAGACGCTCGCGGCCAACCCCGTCACGGCCGCGATGAGCGCCGTCCAGGAGGAGCGCTACCTCGTCGTCCCGTTCGCCGCGACCGAGGGTGGCGTCCGCAACGTCGAGGCCGTCGCGAGCCTCGACGAGCAGCTCGCCGCCCTCGCGGGCACGGGGGCCGACACCGAGTGA
- a CDS encoding SDR family NAD(P)-dependent oxidoreductase: MTTATTRPRALVTGASTGIGAATVRGLRAAGWDVVATARRVERLEALAEETGCTWIAADLTVADDVTRLAAAVVEGGPLSAVVNNAGGAIGADPVATGSPEDWARMYEMNVLGTLRVTQALLPHLEADGGGDVLVVTSTAGHEPYPGGGGYTAAKHAERLIPLTLRQELVGRPVRIIEVAPGMVATEEFSLNRFAGDADRAAAVYAGVAEPLVADDVADVITWTLTRPAHVNIDLVIVRPRAQATSTLVARETSG, encoded by the coding sequence ATGACCACCGCCACGACCCGTCCCCGCGCTCTCGTCACCGGAGCCTCGACCGGCATCGGCGCCGCCACCGTCAGGGGCCTGCGCGCAGCCGGGTGGGACGTCGTCGCGACCGCGCGTCGGGTCGAGCGGCTCGAGGCGCTCGCGGAGGAGACGGGCTGCACGTGGATCGCGGCGGACCTCACCGTGGCCGACGACGTCACCCGCCTGGCCGCCGCCGTCGTCGAGGGCGGCCCGCTCTCCGCCGTCGTGAACAATGCCGGCGGCGCGATCGGGGCCGACCCGGTGGCCACGGGCTCGCCCGAGGACTGGGCGCGGATGTACGAGATGAACGTGCTGGGGACGCTGCGCGTGACCCAGGCGCTGCTGCCGCACCTGGAGGCCGACGGCGGGGGAGACGTCCTCGTCGTCACCTCGACCGCGGGGCACGAGCCCTACCCGGGCGGCGGTGGTTACACGGCGGCCAAGCACGCCGAGCGCCTCATCCCGCTCACCCTGCGGCAGGAGCTCGTCGGCCGACCCGTGCGCATCATCGAGGTCGCGCCCGGCATGGTCGCCACGGAGGAGTTCTCGCTCAACCGGTTCGCCGGCGACGCCGACCGCGCCGCCGCCGTGTACGCCGGCGTCGCGGAGCCGCTCGTGGCCGACGACGTCGCCGACGTCATCACCTGGACCCTCACGCGGCCCGCGCACGTGAACATCGACCTCGTCATCGTGCGGCCGCGCGCGCAGGCGACCAGCACCCTGGTGGCGCGGGAGACCTCCGGCTGA
- a CDS encoding HAD hydrolase-like protein, which produces MTSPLVLLDLDGTLTDSAAGITASAAAAFVALGRPAPDAQALRSFVGPPLPDSLRAHGVEEDLLEEAVRHYRSAFEAGGMWDNHVFDGIPEQLRLLREHGATLAVATSKPEVYARPICDRFGLTPLVDGVYGAPLDHIPSTKATVIAHALEELGDRVPPAEAIVMVGDRHHDVTGSAEHGIACLGVSWGYAEPEELDGAVGIVDRVEDLAARVIAQLGG; this is translated from the coding sequence GTGACTTCTCCCCTCGTCCTGCTGGACCTCGACGGCACCCTGACCGACTCCGCCGCCGGCATCACGGCCTCCGCCGCCGCCGCGTTCGTCGCCCTCGGACGCCCTGCGCCCGACGCCCAGGCGCTGCGCTCGTTCGTCGGACCGCCGCTGCCCGACTCGCTCCGCGCCCACGGCGTCGAGGAGGACCTGCTGGAGGAGGCCGTCCGCCACTACCGCAGCGCCTTCGAGGCCGGCGGCATGTGGGACAACCACGTCTTCGACGGCATCCCGGAGCAGCTCCGGCTCCTGCGCGAGCACGGCGCGACGCTCGCCGTCGCCACGTCCAAGCCCGAGGTCTACGCGCGTCCGATCTGCGACCGGTTCGGTCTGACCCCGCTGGTCGACGGCGTCTACGGCGCTCCGCTGGATCACATCCCCTCGACCAAGGCGACGGTCATCGCGCACGCGCTCGAGGAGCTCGGTGACCGGGTCCCCCCGGCGGAGGCGATCGTCATGGTCGGCGACCGCCACCACGACGTCACCGGCTCCGCGGAGCACGGCATCGCCTGTCTCGGGGTGAGCTGGGGTTACGCGGAGCCGGAGGAGCTGGACGGCGCCGTCGGGATCGTCGACCGTGTCGAGGACCTGGCCGCGCGCGTGATCGCGCAACTGGGCGGCTGA
- a CDS encoding ABC transporter ATP-binding protein: protein MTAPQDPPAPDSGSGLEVRDVTWRVEARAILDAVHLAGPAGGVTGILGPNGSGKSSLLRALVGALRPDAGAWLLDGEDLRRLSRRDRARRLAMVEQEAPTDVALTVLDVVLLGRTPHRSRWSTDSREDEALARASLERCGALELVGRDVATLSGGERQRVHLARALAQEPRLLLLDEPTNHLDVAAQLALLRLVRDLGVTSVLVLHDLNQALRWCDHVVVLAEGRVVAAGRPLDVLTPALLRQVYGVVAEVVRTADGRPVLVLDPAT from the coding sequence GTGACCGCGCCCCAGGACCCGCCGGCTCCCGACAGCGGATCGGGCCTGGAGGTCCGCGACGTCACCTGGCGCGTGGAGGCCCGCGCCATCCTCGACGCCGTCCATCTCGCGGGCCCGGCCGGTGGCGTCACCGGGATCCTCGGCCCCAACGGCTCGGGCAAGTCCTCGCTCCTGCGCGCGCTCGTGGGCGCGCTGCGCCCGGACGCGGGGGCCTGGCTGCTCGACGGCGAGGACCTGCGCCGGCTCTCCCGTCGCGATCGCGCGCGGCGCCTGGCCATGGTCGAGCAGGAGGCGCCGACCGACGTCGCGCTGACGGTGCTCGACGTCGTGCTGCTCGGCCGCACGCCGCACCGCTCACGCTGGAGCACCGACAGCCGCGAGGACGAGGCGCTCGCCCGGGCGTCGCTCGAGCGGTGCGGGGCGCTGGAGCTCGTCGGCCGCGACGTCGCCACGCTCTCGGGCGGGGAGCGGCAGCGCGTGCACCTCGCCCGGGCTCTCGCGCAGGAGCCGCGGCTGCTGCTGCTGGACGAGCCGACCAACCACCTCGACGTCGCCGCCCAGCTGGCGCTGCTGCGGCTGGTGCGCGACCTCGGTGTCACGAGCGTGCTGGTGCTGCACGACCTCAACCAGGCGCTGCGGTGGTGCGACCACGTCGTCGTGCTGGCCGAGGGCCGGGTGGTCGCCGCGGGGCGGCCGCTCGACGTGCTGACGCCGGCACTCCTGCGCCAGGTCTACGGCGTCGTGGCCGAGGTGGTGCGCACCGCCGACGGGCGGCCGGTGCTGGTGCTCGACCCGGCGACGTAG
- a CDS encoding putative F420-0 ABC transporter permease subunit, whose amino-acid sequence MTPPSAASGREAAPTTAGAPPSADAWARARHRSWWVGLALAVALLVSAVVALTLGPADITPADILGSARHHLANLVGAAAPADPLSRIQDAIVWQGRAPRVVAAVGIGAGLALTGTVMQALLRNPLADPYLLGISSGASVGAVAVLVLGVSVLLPVAAFAGAVLALAASLTLAGVVSGGRLTPGRTVLAGVAVAQACSAVTSFVIFTSVQGDSYREVLGWLMGTLGGATWRSAVIVWVALAVVGVVLLSAGRTLDAFAFGDTAAASLGIHVARTRWILLGLVALLVGAMVSVSGSIGFVGLVVPHAVRLLVGARHVRVLPLAVGLGALVLLWADTAARIVIEPRELPVGILTAAIGAPVFAILLARRRGGIA is encoded by the coding sequence GTGACCCCTCCGAGCGCGGCGAGCGGGCGGGAGGCGGCGCCCACGACGGCGGGGGCTCCCCCGTCCGCCGACGCCTGGGCGCGCGCCCGGCACCGGTCGTGGTGGGTGGGGCTCGCCCTCGCCGTCGCGCTCCTCGTCTCCGCGGTCGTCGCGCTCACGCTCGGCCCGGCCGACATCACGCCGGCCGACATCCTCGGGTCGGCGCGCCACCACCTGGCCAACCTGGTCGGCGCCGCCGCGCCTGCCGACCCGCTCAGCCGGATCCAGGACGCGATCGTGTGGCAGGGGCGGGCGCCGCGGGTCGTGGCCGCCGTCGGGATCGGTGCCGGGCTGGCCCTGACGGGAACGGTGATGCAGGCGCTGCTGCGCAACCCGCTGGCCGACCCGTATCTGCTCGGCATCTCCTCCGGCGCGAGCGTCGGCGCCGTCGCGGTCCTCGTGCTCGGCGTCTCGGTCCTGCTGCCGGTCGCCGCGTTCGCCGGCGCCGTGCTGGCCCTCGCCGCCTCCCTCACGCTCGCCGGCGTCGTCTCGGGCGGCCGGCTCACCCCGGGCCGGACCGTCCTCGCGGGTGTCGCGGTGGCGCAGGCCTGCTCCGCCGTCACGTCGTTCGTCATCTTCACCTCCGTGCAGGGCGACTCCTACCGCGAGGTGCTCGGCTGGCTCATGGGAACGCTCGGCGGCGCCACGTGGCGCAGCGCCGTGATCGTGTGGGTGGCGCTCGCCGTCGTCGGCGTCGTGCTGCTCAGCGCCGGCCGCACGCTCGACGCGTTCGCCTTCGGGGACACCGCGGCCGCAAGCCTGGGCATCCACGTCGCCCGCACGCGCTGGATCCTGCTGGGCCTGGTCGCGCTGCTGGTCGGCGCCATGGTGAGCGTGAGCGGGTCGATCGGCTTCGTCGGGCTCGTGGTGCCGCACGCCGTCCGGCTCCTCGTCGGGGCGCGGCACGTCCGCGTGCTGCCGCTCGCCGTCGGCCTCGGGGCGCTCGTGCTGCTGTGGGCGGACACCGCCGCCCGCATCGTCATCGAGCCGCGCGAGCTTCCCGTCGGCATCCTCACCGCCGCGATCGGGGCGCCGGTGTTCGCGATCCTGCTCGCCCGTCGTCGGGGAGGGATCGCGTGA